A stretch of the Vidua chalybeata isolate OUT-0048 chromosome W unlocalized genomic scaffold, bVidCha1 merged haplotype SUPER_W_unloc_5, whole genome shotgun sequence genome encodes the following:
- the LOC128782914 gene encoding serine/threonine-protein kinase pim-1-like isoform X3 — MPGRAMPPARPRPRAGLSRPRPRPSRRGLAPARLWPCWRWRCWAGISAWGWGGIASLWLRLARARPQPRRGLQSRPRPRLLPGPAEDTGGAAAAAASAAASPARAPPLGSAAAGPEPPLSRCQQRTPGGGRPGALGGRSGAAPGPGPSADSRVPPAGKAQEALQERYRLGSLLGSGGFGSVFAATRLSDGAPVAIKRVPRDRIRHWGELPDGTSAPLEIVLLAKVASGCAGIIQLLEWLELPDSFLLVLERPERCQDLSGFLAERRFLPEEEARGLFRQVLEAVRHCTSCGVLHRDIKPQNILLDLATGRVKLIDFGCGAFLQDTAYTQFAGTLSYSPPEWIHHHRYHGEAATIWSLGLLLCHLVMGKHPFRRGQEIIWGWILFPRRLSQECQDVIKRCLSMQPLDRPSLEELFHDPWVQGVPLP, encoded by the exons ATGCCCGGCCGGGCCatgcccccggcccgcccccggccccgggcggggctgtcccgtccccgtccccggcCGTCCCGCCGCGGTCTCGCCCCCGCCCGGCTCTGGCCGTGCTGGCGCTGGCGCTGCTGGGCGGGCatcagtgcctggggctggggcggcATCGCCTCCCTTTGGCTCCGCCTGGCCCGagcccggccccagccccgaCGTGGGCTCCagtcccggccccggccccggctcctccCGGGCCCCGCGGAGGACACAggcggcgcggccgctgccgccgcctccgctGCGGCTTCCCCGGCCCGAGCTCCGCCGctcggcagcgcggccgccggccccgagccgccgcTGTCCCGTTGCCAGCAGAGAACGCCTGGGGGTGGCCGGCCCGGGGCGCTCGGGGGGCGCTCGGGGGCCGCTCCTGGCCCCGGGCCGAGCGCTGACAGCCGCGTCCCGCCCGCAGGGAAGGCGCAGGAGGCCCTGCAGGAGCGGTACCGGCTGGGTTCGCTGCTGGGCAGCGGCGGCTTCGGCAGCGTCTTCGCGGCCACGCGGCTCTCGGACGGCGCCCCG GTGGCCATCAAAAGAGTGCCGCGGGATCGCATCCGGCACTGGGGCGAGCTG CCCGACGGCACCAGCGCACCCCTGGAGAtcgtgctgctggccaaggtggCCTCTGGCTGCGCTGGTATCAttcagctcctggagtggctCGAGCTCCCCGACAGCTtcttgctggtgctggagcGCCCGGAGCGGTGCCAGGACCTGTCGGGTTTCCTGGCGGAGCGGAGGTTCCTGCCGGAGGAGGAGGCGCGGGGGCTGTtccgccaggtgctggaggccgtgcggcactgcaccagctgcggggtcctgcacagggacatcaAGCCCCAGAACATCCTGCTCGACCTGGCCACCGGGCGGGTGAAACTGATTGACTTTGGCTGTGGCGCCTTCCTCCAAGACACAGCCTACACCCAGTTTGCAg GAACCCTGTCCTACAGCCCACCAGAGTGGATCCACCACCACCGCTACCACGGCGAGGCAGCGaccatctggtccctgggcctcctgctgtgccacctgGTCATGGGCAAGCACCCGTTCAGGAGGGGCCAGGAGATCATCTGGGGGTGGATCTTGTTCCCACGACGGCTCTCTCAAG AGTGCCAGGATGTCATTAAGAGGTGTTTGTCCATGCAGCCCTTGGACAGGCCATCCTTAGAAGAGCTTTTCCATGATCCTTGGGTGCAGGGTGTTCCTCTGCCCTAG
- the LOC128782914 gene encoding serine/threonine-protein kinase pim-1-like isoform X1, whose translation MPGRAMPPARPRPRAGLSRPRPRPSRRGLAPARLWPCWRWRCWAGISAWGWGGIASLWLRLARARPQPRRGLQSRPRPRLLPGPAEDTGGAAAAAASAAASPARAPPLGSAAAGPEPPLSRCQQRTPGGGRPGALGGRSGAAPGPGPSADSRVPPAGKAQEALQERYRLGSLLGSGGFGSVFAATRLSDGAPVAIKRVPRDRIRHWGELPDGTSAPLEIVLLAKVASGCAGIIQLLEWLELPDSFLLVLERPERCQDLSGFLAERRFLPEEEARGLFRQVLEAVRHCTSCGVLHRDIKPQNILLDLATGRVKLIDFGCGAFLQDTAYTQFAGTLSYSPPEWIHHHRYHGEAATIWSLGLLLCHLVMGKHPFRRGQEIIWGWILFPRRLSQGGSSSLATGQYQCWETAAARGHPALAAAEDVAQVLLSCSPPNRESMGKFRPSSGHTQHGLGMGTGGQLLQLTGDSWSLSAECQDVIKRCLSMQPLDRPSLEELFHDPWVQGVPLP comes from the exons ATGCCCGGCCGGGCCatgcccccggcccgcccccggccccgggcggggctgtcccgtccccgtccccggcCGTCCCGCCGCGGTCTCGCCCCCGCCCGGCTCTGGCCGTGCTGGCGCTGGCGCTGCTGGGCGGGCatcagtgcctggggctggggcggcATCGCCTCCCTTTGGCTCCGCCTGGCCCGagcccggccccagccccgaCGTGGGCTCCagtcccggccccggccccggctcctccCGGGCCCCGCGGAGGACACAggcggcgcggccgctgccgccgcctccgctGCGGCTTCCCCGGCCCGAGCTCCGCCGctcggcagcgcggccgccggccccgagccgccgcTGTCCCGTTGCCAGCAGAGAACGCCTGGGGGTGGCCGGCCCGGGGCGCTCGGGGGGCGCTCGGGGGCCGCTCCTGGCCCCGGGCCGAGCGCTGACAGCCGCGTCCCGCCCGCAGGGAAGGCGCAGGAGGCCCTGCAGGAGCGGTACCGGCTGGGTTCGCTGCTGGGCAGCGGCGGCTTCGGCAGCGTCTTCGCGGCCACGCGGCTCTCGGACGGCGCCCCG GTGGCCATCAAAAGAGTGCCGCGGGATCGCATCCGGCACTGGGGCGAGCTG CCCGACGGCACCAGCGCACCCCTGGAGAtcgtgctgctggccaaggtggCCTCTGGCTGCGCTGGTATCAttcagctcctggagtggctCGAGCTCCCCGACAGCTtcttgctggtgctggagcGCCCGGAGCGGTGCCAGGACCTGTCGGGTTTCCTGGCGGAGCGGAGGTTCCTGCCGGAGGAGGAGGCGCGGGGGCTGTtccgccaggtgctggaggccgtgcggcactgcaccagctgcggggtcctgcacagggacatcaAGCCCCAGAACATCCTGCTCGACCTGGCCACCGGGCGGGTGAAACTGATTGACTTTGGCTGTGGCGCCTTCCTCCAAGACACAGCCTACACCCAGTTTGCAg GAACCCTGTCCTACAGCCCACCAGAGTGGATCCACCACCACCGCTACCACGGCGAGGCAGCGaccatctggtccctgggcctcctgctgtgccacctgGTCATGGGCAAGCACCCGTTCAGGAGGGGCCAGGAGATCATCTGGGGGTGGATCTTGTTCCCACGACGGCTCTCTCAAGGTGGATCCTCATCTCTGGCCACGGGGCAataccagtgctgggagacagcagcagctcgtgGGCATCccgctctggcagctgctgaggacgTGGCACaagtcctgctctcctgctctcctccaaaCAGAGAATCCATGGGGAAGTTcaggcccagctctgggcacacccagcatggcctgggcatGGGAACAGGGGGGCAACTTCTCCAACTGACTGGTGATTCCTGGTCTCTCTCCGCAGAGTGCCAGGATGTCATTAAGAGGTGTTTGTCCATGCAGCCCTTGGACAGGCCATCCTTAGAAGAGCTTTTCCATGATCCTTGGGTGCAGGGTGTTCCTCTGCCCTAG
- the LOC128782914 gene encoding serine/threonine-protein kinase pim-1-like isoform X2, which yields MPGRAMPPARPRPRAGLSRPRPRPSRRGLAPARLWPCWRWRCWAGISAWGWGGIASLWLRLARARPQPRRGLQSRPRPRLLPGPAEDTGGAAAAAASAAASPARAPPLGSAAAGPEPPLSRCQQRTPGGGRPGALGGRSGAAPGPGPSADSRVPPAGKAQEALQERYRLGSLLGSGGFGSVFAATRLSDGAPPDGTSAPLEIVLLAKVASGCAGIIQLLEWLELPDSFLLVLERPERCQDLSGFLAERRFLPEEEARGLFRQVLEAVRHCTSCGVLHRDIKPQNILLDLATGRVKLIDFGCGAFLQDTAYTQFAGTLSYSPPEWIHHHRYHGEAATIWSLGLLLCHLVMGKHPFRRGQEIIWGWILFPRRLSQGGSSSLATGQYQCWETAAARGHPALAAAEDVAQVLLSCSPPNRESMGKFRPSSGHTQHGLGMGTGGQLLQLTGDSWSLSAECQDVIKRCLSMQPLDRPSLEELFHDPWVQGVPLP from the exons ATGCCCGGCCGGGCCatgcccccggcccgcccccggccccgggcggggctgtcccgtccccgtccccggcCGTCCCGCCGCGGTCTCGCCCCCGCCCGGCTCTGGCCGTGCTGGCGCTGGCGCTGCTGGGCGGGCatcagtgcctggggctggggcggcATCGCCTCCCTTTGGCTCCGCCTGGCCCGagcccggccccagccccgaCGTGGGCTCCagtcccggccccggccccggctcctccCGGGCCCCGCGGAGGACACAggcggcgcggccgctgccgccgcctccgctGCGGCTTCCCCGGCCCGAGCTCCGCCGctcggcagcgcggccgccggccccgagccgccgcTGTCCCGTTGCCAGCAGAGAACGCCTGGGGGTGGCCGGCCCGGGGCGCTCGGGGGGCGCTCGGGGGCCGCTCCTGGCCCCGGGCCGAGCGCTGACAGCCGCGTCCCGCCCGCAGGGAAGGCGCAGGAGGCCCTGCAGGAGCGGTACCGGCTGGGTTCGCTGCTGGGCAGCGGCGGCTTCGGCAGCGTCTTCGCGGCCACGCGGCTCTCGGACGGCGCCCCG CCCGACGGCACCAGCGCACCCCTGGAGAtcgtgctgctggccaaggtggCCTCTGGCTGCGCTGGTATCAttcagctcctggagtggctCGAGCTCCCCGACAGCTtcttgctggtgctggagcGCCCGGAGCGGTGCCAGGACCTGTCGGGTTTCCTGGCGGAGCGGAGGTTCCTGCCGGAGGAGGAGGCGCGGGGGCTGTtccgccaggtgctggaggccgtgcggcactgcaccagctgcggggtcctgcacagggacatcaAGCCCCAGAACATCCTGCTCGACCTGGCCACCGGGCGGGTGAAACTGATTGACTTTGGCTGTGGCGCCTTCCTCCAAGACACAGCCTACACCCAGTTTGCAg GAACCCTGTCCTACAGCCCACCAGAGTGGATCCACCACCACCGCTACCACGGCGAGGCAGCGaccatctggtccctgggcctcctgctgtgccacctgGTCATGGGCAAGCACCCGTTCAGGAGGGGCCAGGAGATCATCTGGGGGTGGATCTTGTTCCCACGACGGCTCTCTCAAGGTGGATCCTCATCTCTGGCCACGGGGCAataccagtgctgggagacagcagcagctcgtgGGCATCccgctctggcagctgctgaggacgTGGCACaagtcctgctctcctgctctcctccaaaCAGAGAATCCATGGGGAAGTTcaggcccagctctgggcacacccagcatggcctgggcatGGGAACAGGGGGGCAACTTCTCCAACTGACTGGTGATTCCTGGTCTCTCTCCGCAGAGTGCCAGGATGTCATTAAGAGGTGTTTGTCCATGCAGCCCTTGGACAGGCCATCCTTAGAAGAGCTTTTCCATGATCCTTGGGTGCAGGGTGTTCCTCTGCCCTAG